TCATTGTCATTTAGGTCCATTTTTCCATATTTAGATTTGTCAATTATGTTTTTGATAGTGTTGTAAAGACTATCTTGAGAATCTTCGCTATACATTTTTAGCATTGAACCTTTAAAAATTTTATAGTTTGCATTTAATTCATAAAATTTATTAATATTATTCCCAAGCATTTTTTTAAATTGCTCTAAATTTGTTGTAAATTTTGTTCAGAAATTCTTAATTTTAGTTGTGTCATTGTCGATTTCTTTATTTTTTTTACAAGCAGTTAGTGCAACAGGAAATACAGACAAAGGTAAAATTGAACTAAATAAAAACTTATGCTTCATTTATAATTCCTTTCTTTATTTTAACAATCTTTATTAATTTTTAAATCCACTAATATATGCTTCAAATGTATTTTGTTTTGCATATGAACTCGCAGATTTTCCTTTAAATTTAATTGTTAAAGATACTTTATTATTTTCTAATAACTTCGTATTTATTTCGTAATCAACGTTTTCAATTGATTTTTCAGTGAATTCGGTAAATTTTTGATCAGTATATTTAGAAATAATATCAAGTTTTTGTTTGATTGTATTTTTTGAGTTTAACTCATTTATAAATTGATTTGCTGTTATATTTTTGCCATCTTTATTAACGTTTGAATTTCGCAGCATATGAATATCCTGAGCAGTAATTATTTGATTTCAACCAAAGATACTGAAACCAGGCTCTCCTTTATCGTTAAAACTTCTAAACACTCTTCCTGTTTGTTTGTTAATGGCTGATATATAAGCATGAAATTCATTTGGACCATCAGCATGTGATGTATTTTTAAAGAAATAATCTCAATTTGATTGTTTATAATCACCAGTGATTGTAATATATTTATTACTAATTAATCAATCAAATAACATTTGAGTTGAACCGTTTAATTCTCTGTATTTTTTAGCAAAAAGATTTGAAAATTCAATTGCTGAAATTCTTTTCCCGTGTTCTGCAACATTTGTACTAATTTCAATATCACCTATTTTTACAAAACGATCTGTAATTTTTCCTTTTTCAGGCGATTTTTCAATATATTTTTCTAGACCACTAATAATAAATGTTCTATTATTATTTTTTTTGCTCTTTAAATTCAACTCCAGTTGATTATTATTCAATGTATTAATTGAAACAAAATGAAATTCATTGTTAATTGAATTAACAAAAAACTGATTTAGGTATTGAATAATTTGATTGGAATTTGCACCATTGTCTATTAATTCATTTACCTTATTGAATATTTCAATATTATTCATTGTTTTTCCCAATTCATTCAATTCTAATTGAATATGGTAAATTTCATCATCTTTATTTGAGCATGAACTAGCAATTATTGGTAATGATATTGGTGTGGTAGTTATTATTAATTTGTGTGTTAATTTCATATTATTATCTTTCTAGTGATAAATTTTATTAATTATATTATATTAACTCTTTGAAAAGCAAACAAAAAAACATAGAAACCTATGTTTACTTGTTTGCGTTATACATTGAACGCATAACGTTTTTAACTTGTTGTTCAGATGGTTTTCTACCCATTTGAAGAAACATTGCACGAATCATTTTTTCATTAATTGGTGGATTATCTTTAAGTTGTTTTTGGATTTTTTTTCTAGCTATTATAAAACCAATAAAACCACCAACCAATGCAGTAACTATTGATACAAAAACCAAGGTTAATACTCATTGTGTTGTTCCCATTATTACTCCTTTTTTAGAATTTTAACATATTATTTTGTGTCTACAGGTTGATAACCTTTTATTAGGTCATCAAGTAGTACTTCTGATTTACGCTTTGGATTATTATATTTACTGTCAATGGTATCTCCATAGTAAATATATACAAGTGTGTGATCTCTTCCATAAAAGTAATCTCTTAATCCATTGGATCTTGAATTGTGTGTGGATCAGTCTCATTTAACTAATTGAATACCGGATAAGTAAACACTTGAAACTGAGTGACGTGCATCAAATCCTATGAATCATAGTTTGCCACTATATTTTTTAAATAAACTATCCTTGTAAGGCTTAATTGCTTCGGTAAATGATTGAATAAATCCATTCATTATCATTGCCTCAGCAGTTGTGTTAGTTGCATTTCAGAACAAGAATTTATTTGGCATATTTTTAAATATTAATTGAGATATAAATGTATATGTTCGTCAAAGAGCTTGATATCCTGAAGAGTGTGCTTTTAAATCATTAATCGTAGCATATGCATTTGGTTTATCATTTAATTCTTTATAGAATTGTTTAGTAAGCGGCAGTGCGAATATTTTTATAAAATCATCAACTTTGCCTTGAAGAATTGCGGAAATACCACTTGTTGCATCGAATTTAATTTCATTTGTGGATCTTGCTCTTCCGCTAAACATAACTTCATAAATACCTGTATATTTTGGTGTATATTTGAAAACCAAATTAATAAAATCAGAATATGCCT
The genomic region above belongs to Mycoplasmopsis bovigenitalium and contains:
- a CDS encoding YneF family protein, with protein sequence MGTTQWVLTLVFVSIVTALVGGFIGFIIARKKIQKQLKDNPPINEKMIRAMFLQMGRKPSEQQVKNVMRSMYNANK